One window from the genome of Verrucomicrobiia bacterium encodes:
- the cas2 gene encoding CRISPR-associated endonuclease Cas2: protein MLTVVAYDISSPKRLARAARVCEDYGVRVQYSIFECHLDEDEFADFWISLLDEIDEEEDRVVAYKIDARCARETLTAGTMVCSEKVVCYLV from the coding sequence ATGCTCACCGTCGTCGCCTACGACATCTCCAGCCCCAAACGCCTCGCCCGTGCCGCCCGCGTCTGCGAGGACTACGGCGTCCGCGTCCAGTACTCCATCTTTGAATGTCACCTCGACGAGGACGAATTCGCCGACTTCTGGATCTCCCTCCTCGACGAGATCGATGAGGAGGAGGACCGTGTCGTCGCCTACAAGATCGACGCCCGCTGTGCCCGCGAAACCCTCACCGCCGGAACCATGGTCTGCTCCGAAAAAGTCGTCTGCTACCTCGTCTGA
- the cas1 gene encoding CRISPR-associated endonuclease Cas1: MPTACINQPRCRISLTRERLEVRGCPDDDAPESLLREIPIRDLDRLILEESVQISSQALAALLRASIPVNLMAWNGQFLGAFLPAQNSHGLARLRQYERTRDPAFALQLATRLVTAKIYNQRRVLQRLQAGRDRHTADSPNPNPNPSTPAPSSLPRSPAPLPPTEADLVWLDQVFHNASRATSLDELRGHEGASTARYFQAWARFLPDAFPFERRSTRPPLNPVNACISFAATVLYHESVAFLHATGLDPALGLLHATEDGRWSLALDLIEPFRPALVEALTLDLFSHQILKPDHFESRDGGVFLNPEGRKRFFLQYERRMERQFMSEAVGHRTTLRQQVEHQGVLFKAALQDPARFEPFLIN; the protein is encoded by the coding sequence ATGCCCACCGCCTGCATCAACCAGCCCCGCTGCCGCATCTCCCTCACCCGCGAACGCCTCGAAGTCCGCGGCTGCCCCGACGACGACGCCCCGGAATCCCTCCTCCGCGAAATCCCCATCCGCGATCTCGACCGCCTCATCCTCGAGGAATCCGTCCAGATCTCCTCCCAGGCCCTCGCCGCCCTCCTCCGCGCCTCCATCCCCGTCAACCTCATGGCCTGGAACGGCCAGTTCCTTGGCGCCTTCCTCCCCGCTCAGAACAGCCACGGCCTCGCCCGCCTCCGCCAGTACGAACGCACCCGCGACCCCGCCTTCGCCCTCCAGCTCGCCACCCGCCTCGTCACCGCCAAAATCTACAACCAACGCCGGGTCCTCCAGCGCCTCCAGGCCGGACGCGACCGCCATACCGCCGATTCCCCCAACCCCAACCCCAATCCCTCCACCCCTGCCCCTTCCTCCTTACCCCGGTCCCCGGCTCCCCTCCCCCCCACCGAAGCCGACCTCGTCTGGCTCGACCAGGTCTTCCACAACGCCTCCCGCGCCACCTCCCTCGACGAACTCCGCGGCCACGAAGGCGCCTCCACCGCCCGCTACTTCCAGGCCTGGGCCCGCTTCCTCCCCGACGCCTTCCCCTTCGAACGCCGGTCCACCCGCCCTCCCCTCAACCCCGTCAACGCCTGCATCAGCTTCGCCGCCACCGTCCTCTACCACGAATCCGTCGCCTTCCTTCACGCCACCGGACTCGACCCCGCCCTCGGTCTCCTCCATGCCACCGAGGACGGACGCTGGAGCCTCGCCCTCGACCTCATCGAACCCTTCCGACCCGCCCTCGTCGAAGCCCTCACCCTCGACCTCTTCAGCCACCAGATCCTCAAACCCGACCACTTCGAATCCCGCGACGGCGGCGTCTTCCTCAACCCCGAAGGACGCAAACGCTTCTTCCTCCAGTACGAACGCCGCATGGAACGTCAGTTCATGAGCGAAGCCGTCGGCCATCGCACCACCCTCCGTCAGCAGGTCGAACACCAGGGTGTCCTCTTCAAGGCCGCCCTCCAGGACCCCGCCCGCTTCGAACCCTTCCTCATCAACTGA
- a CDS encoding HNH endonuclease, whose product MNNTVISPDTLLPVLRDTFRRVLADLPPDIAARLKPARKPRRHGSRNSVILSALRDRHQKSSVIEPYYLQYEHVFDPDHAYSGGTDWYLQFYLNPNRVYQNPDAIVARLDTALPKVCPDGFTWYRTPNSLALIHRFNFPHPLDTLPDYLAPRYVRLISAVHPILSPILDAFDADWTPEERAAVIAGRTPARPRNAAPHPHARELSRGISLRLRNQVLALYHHRCACCGADGDTPLEIDHAIPVSLGGLTRLDNLQPLCAPCHDTKGTQIIHYLPKP is encoded by the coding sequence GTGAACAACACCGTCATCTCCCCAGACACCCTCCTCCCCGTCCTGCGCGACACCTTCCGGCGCGTCCTCGCCGATCTGCCCCCCGACATCGCCGCCCGCCTCAAACCCGCCCGCAAACCCCGACGCCACGGATCCCGCAACTCCGTCATCCTCTCCGCCCTCCGCGACCGCCACCAGAAAAGCTCCGTCATCGAACCCTACTACCTCCAGTACGAACACGTCTTCGACCCCGACCACGCCTACAGCGGCGGCACCGACTGGTACCTCCAGTTCTATCTCAACCCCAACCGCGTCTATCAAAACCCCGACGCCATCGTCGCCCGCCTCGATACCGCCCTCCCCAAGGTCTGCCCCGACGGCTTCACCTGGTACCGCACCCCCAACTCCCTTGCCCTCATCCATCGCTTCAACTTCCCCCACCCCCTCGACACCCTCCCCGACTACCTCGCTCCCCGCTACGTCCGCCTCATCTCCGCCGTCCATCCCATCCTCAGCCCCATCCTCGACGCCTTCGACGCCGACTGGACCCCCGAGGAACGCGCCGCCGTCATTGCCGGACGCACCCCCGCCCGCCCCCGCAACGCCGCCCCCCACCCCCACGCCCGCGAACTCTCCCGCGGCATCTCCCTCCGCCTCCGCAACCAGGTCCTCGCCCTCTATCACCATCGCTGCGCCTGCTGCGGTGCCGATGGCGACACCCCGCTCGAAATCGATCATGCCATCCCCGTCAGCCTCGGAGGACTCACCCGCCTCGACAACCTCCAACCCCTCTGCGCCCCCTGCCACGACACCAAGGGCACCCAGATCATCCACTACCTCCCCAAACCCTGA
- a CDS encoding DUF1887 family protein, producing the protein MTLLHLVSQQTMQNLLPLLAMRPSLVIQVRSSDERFRQAAEDLKAAVIAMRKQPGFHDLNPEFRDWDIGEATPGVDSSRRAVGEALAPWPQAVVNLTGGTKPMAIGAFLAAQSEGRPVLYCDTHQRRFTSMNDRQPLPSLPAFDDVATTLNVETVMAAHGIPISHWKFQTASAALTEFGRIAFELHIHHRSAFRDKLPASGKTYGESLRAHFRSENGSVPSKRSALQSLLESPLPTPPSEPVLAFLKAAESAGLLQRNHQGEFLPGCQPTRGDVQRVANLLGGSWLELYTLDLLQRAHPRFLDPHWSVEPSGSAEASFGETDLVCVDTAHAALRIISCKTSPKQALEHLTALSQRRRDLGGSHAKATLAVLEAGNNQPEQFEKWGRLLNVEVLVGTEIARRLSQP; encoded by the coding sequence ATGACCCTTCTGCACCTGGTCAGCCAGCAAACCATGCAGAACCTCCTTCCCTTGCTTGCCATGCGACCGTCCCTCGTCATCCAGGTTCGCAGCAGCGACGAGCGGTTTCGCCAGGCCGCGGAGGACCTCAAGGCCGCCGTCATCGCGATGCGCAAACAACCAGGGTTCCATGACCTCAACCCCGAATTCCGCGACTGGGACATCGGCGAGGCAACACCCGGCGTTGACAGCTCCCGTCGCGCTGTCGGTGAAGCCCTGGCACCCTGGCCGCAGGCCGTGGTGAATCTCACCGGAGGCACCAAGCCCATGGCAATCGGGGCGTTCCTTGCAGCACAGTCCGAAGGGCGGCCCGTGCTGTACTGCGACACTCATCAGAGGCGTTTCACCTCGATGAATGACCGCCAGCCTCTGCCCAGCCTCCCTGCCTTCGACGACGTCGCGACGACCTTGAACGTCGAGACCGTCATGGCGGCGCATGGCATACCCATCAGCCATTGGAAATTCCAGACCGCCTCCGCAGCACTCACCGAATTCGGTCGGATCGCCTTTGAACTCCATATCCACCACCGCTCCGCATTCCGCGATAAACTGCCCGCATCCGGAAAAACGTACGGTGAGTCGCTTCGAGCACACTTCCGCTCCGAAAATGGGAGCGTGCCATCGAAGCGGAGCGCCCTTCAATCCCTGCTGGAGTCCCCGCTCCCCACCCCCCCTTCGGAACCCGTCCTCGCCTTCCTCAAGGCCGCCGAGTCGGCAGGCCTGCTCCAACGCAATCACCAGGGGGAGTTTCTGCCCGGGTGCCAGCCCACGCGCGGGGATGTTCAGCGCGTCGCCAACCTGCTCGGTGGTTCCTGGCTCGAACTCTACACCCTGGACCTCCTTCAACGTGCCCACCCCCGATTCCTCGATCCCCACTGGAGCGTCGAGCCAAGCGGTTCGGCCGAGGCCAGTTTCGGCGAAACCGATCTGGTCTGTGTGGACACCGCCCATGCCGCCCTTCGCATCATCTCCTGCAAGACAAGCCCCAAGCAGGCCCTCGAACACCTGACCGCCCTTTCGCAGCGCCGCCGCGATCTCGGCGGTTCCCACGCCAAAGCAACCCTTGCCGTGCTGGAGGCCGGTAACAACCAGCCCGAACAATTCGAAAAATGGGGTCGCCTCCTCAATGTGGAGGTGCTCGTCGGCACCGAGATCGCACGCCGGCTCAGCCAACCCTGA
- a CDS encoding four helix bundle suffix domain-containing protein, giving the protein MNPAPSESTPPSRQRLRPAGGYRGTASFQTTTLIYDATWWFCEKFLDSRSRTVDQMVQAARSGRQNIAEGSRAAATSTQTELRLLNVARASLEELLLDFEDYLRHRHLPLWPPNSPEAQAVRAIARRGNPSDPSDPSHPPPQTDSQRWTLYAPWLDHADPVVRANAIICLIHQANYLLDRQLSALERAFIEDGGYREQLATARLAERQRRRHPGSHPSDPPHPSPPSPTCPRCHQPMVLRTARSGPHAGNPFWGCPSYPDCKHTLPA; this is encoded by the coding sequence ATGAACCCCGCCCCCTCGGAATCCACCCCCCCATCCCGCCAGCGCCTCCGTCCCGCCGGCGGCTACCGGGGCACCGCCAGTTTCCAGACCACCACCCTCATCTACGACGCCACCTGGTGGTTCTGCGAAAAGTTCCTCGATTCGCGCTCCCGCACCGTGGACCAGATGGTTCAGGCCGCCCGCAGCGGCCGCCAGAACATCGCCGAAGGCAGCCGCGCCGCCGCCACCTCCACCCAGACCGAACTGCGCCTTCTCAACGTCGCCCGCGCCAGCCTCGAAGAACTCCTGCTCGACTTCGAGGATTACCTCCGCCACCGCCACCTGCCCCTCTGGCCTCCCAACTCCCCCGAAGCCCAGGCCGTCCGAGCCATCGCCAGGCGGGGCAATCCGTCCGATCCGTCCGATCCGTCCCATCCGCCCCCCCAGACCGACTCCCAACGCTGGACCCTCTACGCCCCCTGGCTCGACCATGCCGACCCGGTCGTCCGCGCCAACGCGATCATCTGCCTGATCCACCAGGCCAACTACCTGCTCGACCGGCAACTCTCCGCCCTCGAACGCGCCTTCATCGAGGACGGCGGCTACCGCGAACAACTCGCCACCGCCCGCCTCGCCGAACGCCAGCGCCGCCGTCATCCCGGCAGCCATCCGTCCGATCCGCCCCATCCGTCCCCTCCCTCCCCCACCTGCCCGCGCTGCCATCAACCCATGGTCCTCCGCACCGCCCGCTCCGGCCCCCATGCCGGAAACCCGTTCTGGGGCTGCCCCAGCTACCCCGACTGCAAACACACCCTCCCCGCATGA
- a CDS encoding Smr/MutS family protein has protein sequence MRSINLKAGLPTVDQARRRLLAEIDAARQSRTRLLKVIHGWGSSGEGGKLAPAIRRSLRLRVKEGRALLVLPGERFSSDTLEGRELLQRHPSIRTDPDWNRANPGIAIVELT, from the coding sequence ATGCGCAGCATCAACCTCAAGGCCGGCCTTCCCACCGTCGATCAGGCCCGCCGTCGGCTCCTCGCCGAGATCGATGCCGCCCGCCAATCCCGCACCCGCCTCCTCAAGGTCATCCACGGATGGGGCTCCTCCGGCGAAGGCGGCAAACTCGCCCCCGCCATCCGCCGCTCCCTCCGCCTCCGCGTCAAGGAAGGACGCGCCCTCCTCGTCCTCCCCGGCGAACGCTTCTCCTCCGACACCCTCGAAGGCCGCGAACTCCTCCAGCGCCACCCCTCGATCCGCACCGACCCCGACTGGAACCGCGCCAACCCCGGCATTGCCATCGTGGAATTGACATGA
- a CDS encoding DUF1887 family protein, giving the protein MPTPLTLIQLVSEQTMQNLLPVLRLRPVRLVHLATPKTRDRSARIAEAARRSNCPVDLETLPLAAMPSIKETHDAVRSVIAEETAAGRRPFVNFTGGTKLMSIGAYAAALKDQIPSLYVDTQDATFMDGRTGPGLDEVFDGDLSFTPILRTLTVHAIACANGCDRVTGGRDWRPHLPLAEHLLANPADEQATHLALHGPNGLFPHGREPRTPGDWLQCLDLDFTLPSTVQRLALDSGILEPGHVNGTARLPSASRTELEALAAAGHRRLPNFRSRLFEAIAPLQQSISRLTGGWWEIILASRAHASGRFRDLRWSVQVGEKGGADLEEDIVALDGVQVTCIACKRGGHKSRLLPLLEEITARARTLGGTFNRRFLAVCHPPKDPHLKNLQTRAEALGVRLLFPLDLQQPDPFA; this is encoded by the coding sequence ATGCCCACCCCCCTCACCCTCATCCAGCTCGTCTCCGAGCAGACCATGCAGAACCTCCTGCCGGTCCTTCGTCTCCGGCCCGTCCGCCTCGTCCACCTCGCCACCCCGAAGACCCGGGACCGCTCCGCCCGCATTGCCGAGGCCGCCCGCCGGTCCAACTGCCCGGTGGACCTCGAGACCCTTCCCCTCGCCGCCATGCCCTCCATCAAGGAGACCCACGACGCGGTGCGGTCCGTGATCGCCGAGGAAACCGCCGCCGGGCGCCGCCCCTTCGTCAACTTCACCGGCGGCACCAAGCTCATGTCCATCGGAGCCTACGCCGCCGCCCTCAAGGACCAAATCCCCTCCCTCTACGTCGATACCCAGGACGCCACCTTCATGGATGGCCGCACCGGACCCGGTCTCGACGAAGTCTTCGACGGGGACCTCAGCTTCACCCCCATCCTTCGCACCCTGACCGTTCACGCCATCGCCTGCGCCAATGGGTGTGACCGGGTGACGGGTGGCCGCGACTGGCGTCCCCACCTGCCCCTCGCCGAACACCTCCTCGCGAACCCAGCCGACGAGCAGGCCACCCACCTGGCTCTCCATGGACCCAATGGACTTTTTCCCCATGGACGCGAACCCCGCACGCCCGGCGACTGGCTGCAATGCCTCGATCTTGATTTCACCCTCCCCAGTACGGTCCAACGCCTCGCCCTCGACTCCGGCATCCTGGAACCTGGGCACGTCAACGGCACCGCGCGCCTCCCTTCGGCCTCCCGCACCGAACTCGAAGCCCTGGCCGCCGCCGGCCATCGCCGCCTGCCCAACTTCCGCTCCCGCCTGTTCGAAGCGATCGCCCCCCTCCAGCAATCGATCTCGAGGCTCACCGGCGGCTGGTGGGAGATTATCCTCGCCTCCCGCGCCCACGCCTCCGGACGTTTCCGCGACCTCCGCTGGTCCGTCCAGGTCGGCGAAAAGGGCGGGGCCGATCTCGAGGAGGACATCGTCGCCCTCGACGGTGTCCAGGTCACCTGCATCGCCTGCAAACGCGGCGGGCACAAGAGCCGCCTCCTGCCCCTCCTTGAAGAAATCACCGCCCGGGCCCGGACCCTGGGCGGCACCTTCAACCGGCGCTTCCTCGCCGTATGCCATCCGCCCAAGGATCCCCACCTGAAGAACCTCCAGACCCGCGCCGAAGCCCTCGGCGTCCGCCTTCTCTTCCCTCTCGATCTCCAGCAGCCCGACCCATTCGCCTGA
- the cmr1 gene encoding type III-B CRISPR module RAMP protein Cmr1 — protein sequence MNWHRRIEVLTPLFNRGAYQDSPEIRVPSVRGMVRWWFRWLGGKPHEEKQLFGGMKGFGGPACPDVMASRLVFRIRSDQLAYPSAKLPTLPHKSGGRASPQAAFRPGIQFDLHVQDRFEPLPAELLARAESALEVWLLLGALGLRANRSGGNVWPADDTAPKTPAALRSRLDQLGCRWPVMLVGERVGSNIEELRAAATDTVNGPDWVFGCARGRNRVASALKFKVVRFEMGLRLLAFAPDHRVLEEARKCLHGHRSNPETWNLI from the coding sequence ATGAACTGGCATCGCCGAATCGAGGTTCTAACCCCGCTGTTCAATCGCGGCGCGTACCAGGACTCACCTGAGATCCGCGTTCCGTCCGTCCGGGGCATGGTTCGTTGGTGGTTCCGCTGGTTGGGCGGCAAACCGCACGAGGAGAAGCAACTCTTTGGCGGAATGAAGGGATTCGGAGGACCTGCTTGCCCCGACGTAATGGCCTCCCGACTGGTCTTTCGGATTCGCAGTGATCAGTTGGCTTATCCCTCAGCCAAATTGCCAACCCTCCCCCACAAGAGCGGCGGGCGGGCAAGCCCTCAAGCGGCTTTCCGACCCGGGATCCAGTTTGATCTCCACGTACAGGACCGCTTCGAGCCGCTTCCGGCCGAACTTCTCGCAAGAGCGGAGTCGGCCCTCGAAGTGTGGCTGCTTCTCGGGGCGCTGGGCCTCCGGGCCAATCGTTCCGGCGGTAACGTCTGGCCCGCGGACGACACGGCTCCAAAGACTCCGGCGGCGCTTCGTTCCCGCCTCGATCAACTCGGATGCCGTTGGCCTGTGATGCTCGTTGGCGAGAGGGTTGGGTCGAACATCGAGGAACTGCGAGCGGCGGCCACCGACACGGTCAACGGACCTGATTGGGTGTTCGGTTGCGCCAGGGGACGGAATCGGGTCGCGTCTGCCCTGAAGTTCAAGGTTGTCCGCTTTGAGATGGGGTTGCGCCTGCTGGCCTTCGCGCCAGACCACCGTGTTCTTGAGGAGGCAAGGAAGTGTCTCCATGGCCACAGATCCAACCCCGAGACCTGGAACCTGATCTAA
- the cmr6 gene encoding type III-B CRISPR module RAMP protein Cmr6, with translation MSPDVAELVGDWADQVDNRSLLYEKFALPKKWVGKPDEKLNEAGRWSLLRIVRRGGDLLQKDASRLDRESRGESVTPSVRDRKQRDADVASNMGRIARADSELIRAVNQNAARFLADLRTTYGDNVITFEATLASRLILNLAGGVVENAGISLDRCFGLPLIPGSAVKGITRSQALWEIRNANPEDRTRLLKVALLLFGFSANDIKPKGDFAWAGGPGDAAAVAMEFGNGDLKGCASFLPAYPTNCPEIVLDMVNPHYPEYYGGRRSRADDNESPVPNYFPAVKEGGTFGFAVLINRSVPAGIGLNTGDILDQARRWIDSALSQKGLGAKTAAGYGWFEPCARQTKALVSAPPTSTKSDLSPADAFILKWRSRLNTKDNFPVALPELAAISDDAELRRAFEAVVPENERRRNRRNHPYWQAFTSGKFGDAGRNILARLGFTLT, from the coding sequence ATGAGTCCTGATGTCGCTGAACTGGTCGGCGATTGGGCGGATCAGGTCGACAACCGCTCCCTGCTCTACGAGAAGTTCGCCCTGCCCAAGAAATGGGTTGGCAAGCCGGATGAGAAGCTGAATGAAGCCGGCCGCTGGAGCCTCCTGCGTATCGTCAGGCGTGGGGGTGATCTGTTGCAGAAGGACGCCTCCCGCCTCGACCGTGAGTCACGGGGGGAATCCGTCACGCCTTCTGTCCGTGACCGTAAGCAGCGGGATGCTGATGTCGCTTCGAATATGGGCAGGATCGCCAGGGCTGACTCCGAGCTCATTCGCGCCGTCAATCAGAATGCCGCTCGCTTCCTTGCAGACCTCCGCACAACATACGGTGACAACGTCATTACGTTCGAGGCCACCCTCGCTTCCCGACTCATATTGAATCTGGCCGGGGGTGTGGTTGAAAACGCCGGCATCTCCCTCGACCGTTGCTTCGGCCTTCCGCTTATTCCAGGGTCCGCTGTGAAGGGGATCACCCGCTCTCAGGCTCTTTGGGAGATACGAAACGCGAATCCGGAGGACCGAACCCGCTTGCTGAAGGTTGCGTTGCTGCTGTTCGGCTTCTCCGCCAATGACATCAAACCCAAGGGCGACTTCGCTTGGGCGGGCGGCCCCGGAGATGCTGCCGCGGTCGCCATGGAGTTCGGGAACGGCGACTTGAAGGGCTGCGCCTCCTTCCTTCCAGCCTATCCCACCAATTGTCCGGAAATCGTCCTTGATATGGTCAATCCGCACTATCCGGAGTATTACGGAGGCAGGCGCTCCAGGGCTGATGACAACGAGTCTCCAGTCCCAAACTACTTCCCCGCGGTCAAGGAAGGTGGAACCTTTGGCTTCGCCGTGCTGATCAATCGATCCGTCCCGGCCGGCATCGGACTCAACACGGGCGACATTCTCGACCAGGCCAGAAGGTGGATCGACTCCGCCCTGTCTCAGAAGGGCCTGGGAGCAAAAACCGCCGCCGGCTATGGCTGGTTCGAACCGTGCGCCAGACAGACCAAGGCCCTTGTGTCCGCTCCGCCGACCTCGACCAAGTCGGACCTGTCTCCAGCGGATGCCTTCATCCTGAAGTGGCGTTCCAGGTTGAACACCAAGGACAACTTCCCGGTTGCGTTGCCCGAATTGGCTGCGATTTCCGACGATGCCGAGTTGAGACGTGCCTTTGAAGCCGTGGTTCCCGAGAACGAGCGGCGCAGGAATCGCAGGAATCATCCCTACTGGCAGGCTTTCACCAGCGGCAAATTTGGCGACGCCGGCAGGAATATCCTGGCACGGCTTGGCTTTACACTGACCTGA
- the cmr4 gene encoding type III-B CRISPR module RAMP protein Cmr4: MTDKRILYIFTRTPLHVGAGASVGAIDQPIIRERHTGFPVIPGTSIKGVLRDVCRQDPRFADREKAIFGEQDEAGRITFGEAKIIAFPVRSAKGSFAFITCPLALERLRRELSHVPTQEPDKRPVVPTLPPIEPAEMQCLAGDSVTIKRDSRTGVILEEYRFNRPPDPSGKFPNEWQDLLLSLMDDPVWALAKGRLVLLNEGDFAHFVRNACEVSQHVKIDPRTGTAQGGFLFNNEAVPAETLFFLPITPLARAKGEMSDLTRLLESKPVLQFGGDGTTGLGFCSVRLA; the protein is encoded by the coding sequence ATGACCGACAAACGCATCCTCTACATCTTCACCCGAACCCCGCTCCACGTCGGCGCCGGCGCCAGCGTCGGCGCCATCGACCAACCCATCATCCGCGAACGGCATACGGGGTTTCCCGTCATCCCAGGCACCAGCATCAAGGGTGTCCTTCGTGATGTATGCAGGCAGGACCCCAGGTTCGCAGATAGGGAAAAAGCCATCTTTGGTGAACAGGACGAAGCCGGGCGCATCACCTTCGGTGAGGCCAAGATCATCGCCTTCCCGGTACGTTCCGCAAAGGGCTCCTTCGCGTTCATTACCTGTCCATTGGCCCTCGAACGCCTTCGTCGCGAATTATCACACGTCCCGACTCAAGAACCAGACAAGCGGCCTGTGGTGCCCACACTCCCTCCCATCGAACCTGCCGAAATGCAGTGCCTCGCGGGAGATTCCGTGACCATCAAGCGGGACTCCAGGACAGGTGTCATTCTCGAGGAATACCGCTTCAATCGACCCCCGGACCCGTCTGGCAAATTCCCAAACGAATGGCAGGATCTGCTCCTGTCCCTGATGGATGATCCCGTCTGGGCCCTGGCCAAGGGACGCCTCGTTCTCCTGAATGAGGGGGACTTCGCCCACTTCGTTCGGAATGCCTGCGAAGTCAGCCAGCACGTCAAGATTGATCCTAGGACCGGCACCGCCCAGGGCGGTTTTCTATTCAATAACGAAGCCGTCCCGGCAGAAACACTCTTCTTTCTCCCAATCACACCCCTTGCTCGCGCCAAAGGCGAAATGTCTGATCTGACCCGGCTTCTCGAATCCAAGCCGGTCCTTCAGTTCGGAGGCGATGGCACAACGGGTCTTGGCTTCTGCTCCGTAAGGCTCGCTTGA